From Vitis vinifera cultivar Pinot Noir 40024 chromosome 3, ASM3070453v1, the proteins below share one genomic window:
- the LOC100248585 gene encoding protein RER1B yields MEGTGGGGPSAVSPVIQWKTDASRLFQYYLDKTTPHPVYRWVGTLVVAAIYALRVYYVQGFYVVSYGLGIYLLNLLIGFLSPLVDPELETSNEALLPTKGSDEFKPFIRRLPEFKFWYSITKAFCVAFVLTFFSAFDVPVFWPILLCYWIVLFILTMKRQIVHMIKYKYVPFSMGKQKYGGKKSFASSSGSNMD; encoded by the exons ATGGAGGGAACCGGAGGTGGTGGCCCCTCGGCAGTGTCACCTGTGATCCAATGGAAAACTGATGCGTCCAGGCTTTTTCAGTATTATCTGGATAAAACTACTCCTCACCCGGTGTATAGATGGGTTGGAACCCTAGTTGTGGCTGCGATTTATGCTTTGAGGGTTTATTATGTTCAAGGGTTTTATGTTGTTTCTTATGGTTTGGGCATATATCTTTTGAATTTGTTGATTGGGTTCCTATCTCCTCTGGTTGACCCAGAGCTAGAAACTTCGAATGAGGCTTTACTGCCCACAAAAGGTTCAGATGAATTCAAGCCTTTCATTCGCCGTCTCCCTGAGTTTAAGTTCTG GTACTCCATTACAAAGGCTTTCTGTGTGGCATTTGTCTTGACCTTCTTTTCTGCATTTGATGTTCCTGTATTTTGGCCTATATTACTGTGTTACTGGATTGTTTTATTCATCCTTACAATGAAGCGCCAAATCGTACACATGATCAAATACAAGTATGTTCCCTTCAGTATGGGGAAGCAG AAATATGGCGGCAAAAAATCTTTTGCAAGTAGCAGTGGCTCCAATATGGACTGA